The following DNA comes from Ricinus communis isolate WT05 ecotype wild-type chromosome 10, ASM1957865v1, whole genome shotgun sequence.
ACTTctctaattttctttgtatCTCCTCCATTTGCTTTGCTGCCATTTCTTTTGAGAAATCAAATACAAACTATCACTCACTCACTTGTGTGTTAGATCTTAATTCCCACTTTTCCCTCTTTTCATTTCTGTTTttcatgtttcttttcttaattcttttttgaagttttctttatgttaatttcttgaaataaaaatcaaattttttcttataagttttattcatttttgtttCTCCTCTTAcatttatgtataaaatttcaaaacaaTTTTCAACTTTTggataaaatgaaatttcacttaagaaaatatatttttctaaaatttataaaacataaataaataaaaatagaatttaaatctGAATTTGAATCGAAAGAATATGAATTTTCAACTTTTAActtaaacttataaaattgaattgataCTATTTCATGAGTTAgtattaaaagtttaaaccTAATCAAATTAGCCAATATTaacattcaaataaaatttatttaaagtgtataaaaaataatatttcaaataaatttatataataagatttaaaGTTTTCTCTACGgtaataatgatattaaatttataaacacTCTTCccgtaataagaaaaaaagagaatgtatttttaattacacataaattaaaaatataagttattttagttgtattattaatttattattattttttataacatttctattaaactttttataaaaattataattctaaaatatataatataaatattaattgtatgtaattatatttatgttaattaataaaaatacttttgataattatttactaaaataacaattaaaagaaaaaggaactatcatttaaaataaattgaagtaAGAAAAGACCTATTACTTTTGAGGGAGGGATGGAGTATTAGATGgtttttgaattatataaaagtttatttcatttgaaaatagaATACgagatgaaaataaaatataaataataaaattgaaatagatattttagtattaagaaatatattgatttattaatatataatttttatattttattaaaatttaacttaattataattaattttataaaaattaattatataaaatattaaattaacgttcatttattatattaaaaatatataaatcttaaactcataaatagaattctataaattttatagatttcaaccggatattatatgaattataatttaaacataaaatctTAGAAATCAATCACAAACATCCAAATTCACTAAAAAATCAACTTCCATTCCATTATCCGACATTCAATTTCTCCATTTTTTGATGatcttttcttaatattttttataattttcttcacatattaattttatattaaattattaccctATATTATATAGAGAATAACAAATTACATTTATATAGTGTCTAGTTAAAATctaaacaattaatttaattaatttatgaatttaaaattttatatattttaaataaagtgaaagataatttaatattttatataattaaatttgtgtaaatttatttataactaaactaaatcctaacaaaatagataaattttttaaatgtattcTACATTAATAAgtcaatatattatataacacaaaaatattttttaagattttattatttttatcttactttatttatcatatattcctttaaataaaataatttttttttataaattttaaataaatatatgttaatataaaaaaaaagaagaagtcaATTCAATATATGATTTGCCTTCAATCAAATGCTCCCACTCCTCCAAATTCGTATAACTTATACCTAGGCAATTGCAAGTGGGCCGTGCTTCAGAATAACCATAGTAggaattatttaaattgtaaCACTTATTTCAATTGTTTATAATGGTTAATATAACACAAAGTTGCTAGGTATATTAGCCACATTATCAAATACTtgtttagttatatttattttagagttaattactaaataaatcaaaaccttttaggattttcttaattttactaaaatctcctaatttcaataattttattctaatttcaaTTGTGTCTAACTGGTTAAATTGAAAACTTGACTTGTGTACGTAGTTGACGTGTTTGccaattaaaaaaagagaaaagtattttcaataataccATTGCTTACATGACATGTAACACAAATCCCTCTTATGAAGTTTCAAGCTACTGCAATCCTCCCTCAATTCGTGATATTTCTAGAAACgctattctttattttaaaaattagagatttaaattgataataaaaaaattttaaattatatactgTCTTTTATTACTTTCCATCTcagaaataacataaataattaaaaaagttattacTAGTCCATCTAGCAGATACGTCAACCATAAACATAAGCCAGTCAATTTAATTCGATTggatataattaaaatcaatttttcaaattatggtaaaattgtcaaaattaaaaggtaTGGATaaatcagaaaaaaataaaaaaatatttagatttatttagtcttagcttttattttattaacgaatttagattaaatttgtaatataaaaaagttaatataCTTGGCATGAATAAATGGAtcggtatatttttttttttagttttaaaaggctaaataattaaactgaattgaataaaaataaaaattcaatctgAATATAAACCAATTAAGGGCGAGTTTCGCATTGAATTTaggaaatatattttttaattttaattgactttttaattttaaaaattacttttgcTAAAAGCAGGTCAATAGACATTtttctaaaagtaaatttaaaaaaaaatgtttatgaaaagtttaaaaaagtaatatattaaataaaaaaaattaaaccttCTTTTTAAACACTCAATTGCACTCTAAataagtttctttctttcccaGTCTTTGTGAAGATTATTTTGACAGTTCCATCTCTTTGATTGATAAAGAGAGGATCTGTAGCTTGAACAGGCTTAGATTGAGATGCCTGAAGCTTTTCGTAGTTGGTGACCCACTCAGTCGGGATTAGCTTTTGAAGGTCTTCCTTTTCCAGCTGTCTGGGAGCCTGGACAATAGTGGGGATCTGGCTAGAATCGGCCATGATGAACAACGCATCAGAAGTGGCTTGAAAGCCTGGGATCTGCAGGTTAAACGCATGATCCTGTAGTCTGTAGACTATCTGATGGTGTAGAGTTACAGAGAGAGCGTTATCAACCTGATTCGCTCTTGTTATTTGGACTTGAACTTTTAAGGCAGTGGACAGATAAGGATCATTAAGGGATAAATTAAAGTTGGGGAAGAAGGCTAGGACAACACTTCCTGTGTTGAGTGTTGTGACGATCGTTCCGATTACTGCATGCTCATACTTGAGATATCTTGTGTCCAGTAACGACATACGGGCTGTGACCGGTAAACCCATCCTTCCATGATAGGATATGACTAGTCTAACTGCTCCAAGATGGAGGTGTGTGTAGCCCTGTTTTCTCCACTGTTCTATGAAGAAGGTTGGGATTTCGAGAGTAACGTACTGCTCCTGTGTGGTAGCAATAAGAGAACactgagaaagagaagaagattggacatattcttttactgTAAGGGGTTGTTTATGGATAAGCTGGTTAAAGGTTTTTCTGACAaagttttgtttcttgaaaATATTGTAAGGGTTCATAATAGGTACTAGGGTGTTTTCTATTTGAACATTTTCTGGTATATGGGAGATCTCTACAAGATGGTCTATCTTGTTAGATATGGTTTTCTTACATGAAGGAGAAAGTTGTAGAACAGAAGTGTGGGTAGTAATTTCTGTAGTCATGGTGTTTAGATTTCTCTTCTCTGTCAccaaggctctgataccaaagggagccgagagctgttcatggtatagtcctcatgctgtaaactcaaggcatGTGAATATCCTCAAGCTAAGACTacaaagaggcacctcgccatggggagtctttctgctcttttggatttcgatagccgagttagcccttttggatcaTACCAAaaacagatcgtagcaactATTAGCTCATTGCCATTGAATCGAGGAGAAGAGAGGAGAAGAGTTTAGAAGGCCATGAGAGAGTAAGAAATTGCAGAGAGTAAGAAATTGCTTAATGGAAACTTGTTTGCCCTTTATTCAGAATGACTTCTCCCTATACAGGAAGGAGAGTCTCAACAAGAGTATAAAAGAAGGCTAAGTGGGAAtccaaaaattattcaattaatatgataattgattcgatattatataatattgaaattataaactgttaaatttttaaatttaattatgaccgtttaattactaattatttattttaccaattacataaaatattggtgaatatttttataatatttatattttattccatcaattataaaattacaaaaaataataattttgttttattaaaaataaagttttcatgacgacataaaataaaaaactattaaatCATACGATTTGAGTTTATATCCAGGCTCTAACCTGACCAACTAGCAATGAACACTCCTACCAGGCTGCCTAAAAAAGTACAAAGAACAACAAAATGCCAATTCAAGATATTTTTGTGTGCATCTCATGGTATCTGCTGATCCTGAATTATTTGGTATAAAATATGGGACCGTTACAAGATCCGCATTTATTTGGGCACCTAGATTTTGTCAAGTATATATTTTCCAATacttggaaaaaagaaagaaaacatgcACAACAAAATGCCATCATTTGATTTTCCAATTTTCTTAATACTTATTTGTAAAGTTCCGTTGCTTTTAAGCAAACTTGGATTCATTGTTTTCGCTTGCTGCTCCAAAAAAAGTTATACTCAAAAGTCCATATCTTTAGCTGCCTGCAGAGTCTATTctgcactctctctctctctctctctctctaataTCAAAAGCTAAGTGCAAAAAATGCTTACCTTGAATCTAGCCCAGTCCTCTCCAGTCACTTTCACTAAATCCAACAATCACAAGTACCCCATAAATGCTTCTTCTTTCAAAAATCTTGATATTTTCAACAGAACTCAAAAACCAACTACTCTCTTTAACAAACCCATCTCTCAAATTGGTGCATTAGCAACTAAAGTCTCTAACTTTGGCCGGATTAATGGCTATCCGGTTGGCCTTTCTTCAAGATTCACTGCTCAGATTCATGATTCAAGCAGATTCCATGAGCACCCATCTGGGTTTTGCTCAAAGTCCAGATCTTTGGTCACaagagcagcagcagcagctgaATCTGACTCCACTCCAGAAGAAGAAGGCGGTGCTGTTACAAAGCCTCAGAATAAAACGCTCAAGCTTGCACTTGTTTTTGGTTTCTGGTATTTCCAAAACATAgtgtttaatatttacaataagAAAGCATTGAACGTTTTTCCATTTCCATGGTTTCTTGCTTCTTTTCAGCTCTTTGTTGGATCCATTTGGATGTTAATCCTATGGTCATTGAAGCTGCAACAATGTCCTAAGATTTCAAAACCGTTTATTATCGCTCTCCTTGGACCTGCATTATTTCACACTATAGGCCACATATCAGCTTGTGTTTCATTCTCTAAAGTTGCCGTCTCTTTCACTCATGTTATTAAATCGTCAGAGCCTGTCTTCTCTGTTGTATTCTCTTCAATTCTCGGTGATACTTACCCTTTAAAGGTCTGGCTCTCTATTCTTCCTATTGTTCTTGGTTGTTCCCTTGCTGCTGTCACTGAAGTGTCTTTTAATTTCCAAGGCTTATGGGGTGCTTTGATAAGCAATGTTGGTTTTGTGTTTAGAAACATCTACTCAAAAAAGAGTTTGCAGAGTTTCAAGGAAGTAAATGGGCTTAACTTGTATGGCTGGATTAGTATAATCTCATTAATCTATCTGCTCCCTGTTGCGGTTTTTGTTGAAGGGTCCCAATGGATTCAGGGATACCATAAGGCAATTGAAGCTGTTGGTCGATCATCAACATTTTATATATGGGTGTTGCTATCTGGTATTTTTTATCATCTTTATAACCAATCATCTTACCAGGCACTTGATGACATTAGCCCCTTAACCTTTTCGGTTGGTAACACAATGAAGAGAGTGGTGGTGATTGTGTCTACTGTCTTGgtgtttaggaatccggttaGGCCTTTGAATGCAGTTGGATCAGCCATTGCGATATTGGGGACTTTCCTCTACTCTCAAGTAACTGCTAAGAAAGCCAGCAAAACTGAAGGAGAAAAGCAGAGTTAGATATAAACATTTATAACCATAGGCTTGATAAGTTTTGCATTGCTACTTTGTTTACTTTGCTACAGTTGAGGATATGCATTtctatcttaattttataatctttgcttctcttttccttttgtgtTTATGGTTTTGTGTTGTCCCCGTGATTTTATTCTGTTTCTACTTATATCAATATGCCCTGGATACTTGCTTACGAATTGAGAGGAGGTAAAAATGAGTTGGCAATTGTTTGTTCCTTTTTATTCTACTCTATCTTGTGCAAATATATGCATTCTGGCGGAATATTATTGCCATTTAGCTTCTGTAAGCTGCAAGTCTGCTATGAATTGACAACTATTATATCAATAAGGTTCTGAAACCTTGAACTGTGGTTTAGTTTGACATTGAACATACTAATTTTTCAATGTTGGAATTCTTATAAGCATTTTATTCTTAGAATTGGCGAAATTGTTGGGTTTATGTAAACTCTGCCTAGTCATCAATTCAATCTAGCATGTAACTTCCTTGCAGACTAATTCTACTGGTTGAGGATGAAATACAATTCCTTTGGGAAGTATGGCTCGATATTGGGGACTTCAGGTGTCTGCTTATAGAGctagcaaaagaaaagaatggaCAGGTTTAGTTGGTTCATATCTAGGTCCTGATAATATTGGGctcaataaattttacatttctACTATCATTTCTGTGTCAAGTTACTGGTGCCTGCCTCCCCACAAAAAATGAAGTTGATCTGCAGATGCTTATTCATATGCTCCTTTAGTTCCCTTTGTACTTGGTAAATGCAAGTGAGCCACTGGCCTTGATAATAGCAGAAGGACCCCAGGAGTGGGTCAAATGCCACTTACTGTTCAAGATTGTTGGATCTGATGTCATCCACTAATGATAAATTGACATATTTTGTCCTGTCGGTTGGCTACTAGAAGAGTAAAGAGCATATATTCACATTTTATCTgaacaattatttaaaagaaacagCAGCAACAAATCGTCTCAAAAGGCTCCTGTTTAGCCATCATGGAGCCAAAGTCCATATATTGCTGCCTTTTGCTTGAGTAGTCTCAATCTTTCTCTTACATATCAAAagctagaaaaagaaaaatgtttattttgaATCTCAACTCATTCTCTCTTGTCACTCTGTATAAATCTTCCCACTGCAAGTACcccataattttttctttcccaaATCTAGATTTGCGCAACCAGACTCAAAATGGAAGTACTCTCTTTAATAAACCCACCTCTCAAATTGATACACTGGGCACTAAAATCTACAACACTGGACAAATCTATGACTGCCCAATTAACATTCAGATCCGTGGTTCAAACAGAGTCCACAAATACCAATCTGGGTTTTTCTCAAAATCTGTATCTTATGCTGCTAAAACATCAGAATCTGAACCAAGCGTGGAAGGAGAAGGTGGTGCAATTTCAAAGTCTAAGGATAAAACTCTACAACTTGCACTCGTGTTTGCTCTCTGGTATTTCCAGAACATTgtgtttaatatttacaataagAAAGCACTGAATGTTTTTCCATTTCCATGGTTTCTTGCCTCTTTCCAGCTCTTTGCTGGGTCTATTTGGATGTTAATCCTATGGTCATTGAAGCTCCAACCACGGCCGAAGATCTCAAAAAGATTCATTATTGCTCTTCTTGGACCTGCTTTATTTCACACTATAGGCCACATATCAACCTGTATTTCATTATCTAAGGTTGCTGTTTCTTTCACTCATGTCATCAAATCATCAGAACCTGCTTTCTCTGTTGTGATCTCTTCAATTCTTGGTGATTCTTACCCTTTAAAAGTCTGGCTCTCCATCCTCCCCATTGTTCTTGGTTGTTCTCTTGCAGCCATCACTGAAGTGTCCTTCAATTTCCAAGGCTTATGGTGTGCTTTGATTAGCAACATGAGTTATGTGTTTAGGAACATTTACTCAAAAGAGAGTTTGAATTGCTTCAAGGAAGTAAATGGACTAAATTTATATGCATGCATTAGTATTATCTCattgttttatttgtttcctGTTGCGGTT
Coding sequences within:
- the LOC8284245 gene encoding xylulose 5-phosphate/phosphate translocator, chloroplastic, which codes for MLTLNLAQSSPVTFTKSNNHKYPINASSFKNLDIFNRTQKPTTLFNKPISQIGALATKVSNFGRINGYPVGLSSRFTAQIHDSSRFHEHPSGFCSKSRSLVTRAAAAAESDSTPEEEGGAVTKPQNKTLKLALVFGFWYFQNIVFNIYNKKALNVFPFPWFLASFQLFVGSIWMLILWSLKLQQCPKISKPFIIALLGPALFHTIGHISACVSFSKVAVSFTHVIKSSEPVFSVVFSSILGDTYPLKVWLSILPIVLGCSLAAVTEVSFNFQGLWGALISNVGFVFRNIYSKKSLQSFKEVNGLNLYGWISIISLIYLLPVAVFVEGSQWIQGYHKAIEAVGRSSTFYIWVLLSGIFYHLYNQSSYQALDDISPLTFSVGNTMKRVVVIVSTVLVFRNPVRPLNAVGSAIAILGTFLYSQVTAKKASKTEGEKQS
- the LOC8284244 gene encoding xylulose 5-phosphate/phosphate translocator, chloroplastic; this translates as MFILNLNSFSLVTLYKSSHCKYPIIFSFPNLDLRNQTQNGSTLFNKPTSQIDTLGTKIYNTGQIYDCPINIQIRGSNRVHKYQSGFFSKSVSYAAKTSESEPSVEGEGGAISKSKDKTLQLALVFALWYFQNIVFNIYNKKALNVFPFPWFLASFQLFAGSIWMLILWSLKLQPRPKISKRFIIALLGPALFHTIGHISTCISLSKVAVSFTHVIKSSEPAFSVVISSILGDSYPLKVWLSILPIVLGCSLAAITEVSFNFQGLWCALISNMSYVFRNIYSKESLNCFKEVNGLNLYACISIISLFYLFPVAVIVEGSQWIQGYHKAIDAVSKSSTFYKWVLLSGIFYHLYNQSSYQALDDISPLTFSVSNTMKRVAVIISTILVFRNPVRPLNAIGSAIAILGTFLYSQAFAKNTHKTKD